In Saprospiraceae bacterium, a genomic segment contains:
- a CDS encoding NAD(P)H-dependent oxidoreductase, whose translation MDPLSNHQKGALKILVFSASLRKDSLNTQLAKYAAEILVKNEIDVDYAEMREFDVPGFNQDLETGFAELKGAEEFRNRMLANDGFIIASPEYNGSMPGLLKNLIDWVSRYRPQPFNERHALLMSASPSMVGGNRGLWALRVPLEHLGTNVYPNMFSLAMAHKALTPDGKIADESLAKRFEDHLISWTALVEASKNYPCMKKAWVEFLGEKPDSLTDRVE comes from the coding sequence ATGGATCCATTGTCAAATCACCAAAAAGGGGCATTGAAAATACTTGTCTTTTCTGCCTCCTTAAGAAAAGATTCGCTGAACACACAATTGGCAAAATATGCAGCTGAAATTCTCGTGAAAAATGAGATCGATGTGGATTATGCAGAAATGCGCGAATTTGATGTGCCCGGCTTCAACCAGGATCTGGAAACTGGTTTTGCTGAACTAAAAGGGGCCGAAGAATTCCGCAATCGCATGCTTGCAAATGATGGGTTTATCATAGCATCACCTGAATACAATGGTTCTATGCCTGGCTTATTAAAAAACTTGATCGATTGGGTTTCACGATATCGTCCGCAACCCTTCAACGAACGCCATGCTCTATTGATGTCGGCTTCTCCATCAATGGTTGGGGGTAATCGCGGTTTGTGGGCATTGAGAGTGCCGCTGGAGCATTTGGGAACGAATGTATATCCCAATATGTTTTCTCTGGCCATGGCACACAAAGCCTTGACGCCTGATGGTAAAATTGCAGACGAATCCCTGGCGAAGCGATTTGAAGATCATTTGATATCATGGACTGCGCTTGTAGAAGCATCCAAAAATTATCCATGTATGAAAAAAGCCTGGGTTGAGTTTCTCGGAGAAAAGCCTGATTCGCTTACAGATAGAGTAGAATAA
- a CDS encoding T9SS type A sorting domain-containing protein, which yields MKLNFTLLYIVSILITNAHTQKHDFKWLLGQSFADNPYDTGWGSAIMDFNTLDGNPLFYEEKYKRIDFLASGANICDAEGNYLFACNGGYVEGPNDSLMLNGDDLGYDIKYPELGTAASQSVLILNKPNSKFEYILFNKVLHYIENYGLSINKLEYSIIDMNANSGNGKLTVRRKAFLSDTLDAASLIAARHANGVDWWLITSEDTKANYYVFYVSNIGVKLHNKYEFDYNKSEGESVQTCFANCGNYIATAAGVAVLIKYNLYFLKFDRCTGEILNFQKKLIPFHSITWDGGCCFSPDSKYLYYSTLDTLYQFPISSDTLGKRHIIGNYDSFREGISGNFFSLTEFGPMQLAPDGKIYGQETGLQCRSMHVIHNPVGAGDQCIFRQHDIYSPTIKMCLPNFPNYRLGPIDGSVCDSLGIDNVPWCHWRYHQDSLDFLNFIFTDLSAYEVEEWYWNFGDPASAENGSTQQHPVHRFSKPGIYEVCLIVKNKNGADTLCRTVRIAVVNNENTTEVAIQIQNWPNPFSHSFVLNVIGYNPQDMHLELVDLMGQVVHRQKLQQGSHWIHTKHLPPGTYSLQVFERNERVFGKQVLKF from the coding sequence ATGAAACTTAATTTCACTTTACTATATATAGTATCGATACTTATAACCAATGCTCATACCCAGAAGCACGATTTTAAATGGCTATTAGGACAAAGCTTTGCCGACAACCCTTATGATACAGGCTGGGGTAGTGCCATCATGGATTTTAACACCTTGGATGGAAATCCTCTTTTTTACGAAGAAAAATATAAGAGAATTGATTTTCTGGCAAGTGGTGCTAATATTTGTGATGCAGAAGGTAATTATTTATTTGCTTGCAACGGCGGCTATGTTGAAGGCCCCAATGATAGTCTGATGTTAAATGGAGATGATTTAGGTTATGATATAAAATACCCAGAATTAGGAACAGCAGCTTCTCAAAGTGTTTTAATTTTAAATAAACCTAACTCAAAATTTGAATACATTTTGTTTAATAAAGTTCTGCACTATATTGAAAATTACGGATTAAGCATTAATAAGCTGGAATATTCTATAATAGATATGAATGCAAATTCCGGAAATGGTAAACTAACAGTACGTAGAAAAGCGTTTTTATCAGACACATTAGATGCGGCTTCTCTTATTGCTGCCAGACATGCCAATGGAGTGGATTGGTGGTTAATAACTTCTGAAGATACAAAAGCTAATTATTATGTTTTTTATGTATCAAACATAGGAGTAAAATTACACAATAAATATGAATTTGACTATAACAAATCTGAAGGGGAATCCGTTCAAACCTGTTTTGCTAATTGTGGAAATTATATTGCTACTGCTGCAGGGGTCGCAGTGCTCATTAAATACAATTTATATTTTTTAAAATTTGACCGCTGCACCGGTGAGATATTAAATTTTCAAAAAAAATTAATTCCTTTTCATTCTATTACATGGGATGGTGGCTGTTGCTTTTCACCAGATAGTAAATATTTATACTATTCCACACTTGATACTTTATACCAGTTTCCAATATCTTCAGATACTCTAGGTAAAAGACATATCATTGGAAATTATGATAGTTTTAGAGAAGGCATCAGTGGTAATTTCTTTAGTTTAACTGAATTTGGGCCTATGCAATTGGCTCCAGATGGAAAAATTTACGGACAGGAGACTGGACTTCAATGCAGGTCTATGCATGTCATTCACAATCCTGTTGGAGCTGGGGATCAATGCATCTTCAGACAACATGATATCTATTCTCCTACGATTAAAATGTGCCTACCCAACTTCCCTAACTACCGTTTAGGTCCGATCGATGGGAGTGTTTGCGACAGCCTCGGCATAGACAATGTGCCCTGGTGTCACTGGCGGTATCATCAGGACAGTTTGGATTTTTTAAACTTCATTTTTACCGATTTAAGTGCTTACGAAGTGGAAGAATGGTATTGGAATTTTGGTGACCCTGCAAGTGCAGAAAACGGCAGCACCCAGCAGCATCCAGTACATCGTTTTTCAAAGCCAGGTATTTACGAGGTTTGCCTGATCGTCAAAAATAAAAATGGTGCAGATACTCTGTGCAGAACCGTACGCATTGCAGTGGTGAATAATGAAAACACAACTGAAGTTGCCATCCAAATTCAAAACTGGCCCAATCCATTTTCTCACTCATTTGTTTTGAATGTCATCGGTTACAATCCCCAGGATATGCATTTGGAGCTTGTCGATTTGATGGGGCAAGTCGTACATCGTCAAAAATTGCAACAAGGAAGTCACTGGATTCACACAAAGCATCTTCCGCCAGGTACTTATTCTCTCCAGGTGTTTGAGCGAAATGAACGGGTATTTGGCAAACAGGTCTTGAAATTTTAA
- a CDS encoding ABC transporter permease — protein sequence MKYIEILRLAFANVKANLLRSTLTLVIIALGIMALVGILTSIDGMIYSMSSNFSNLGANSFSIDRKSTEFKRHGDRQNYKEAAPMTYEQVSSFKERMQNIAKVGISFRCSYNSIVQYGNKKTNPSTRVRGIDENYLDIAGYEIEQGRLFSTHELEYGVPKAIIGSELVNRLFDEVPEKALQKEILIAGKKYQVIGTLKSKGASMNEGADRRIYIPLSNAKLEYGVADSNFDIEVNVPNAVDIDKTIDHAIGVLRVIRELKAYEENDFEIFKSDGIVEFLRENTVKLRAAAVAIGLMTLLGASIGLMNIMLVSVTERTREIGITKAIGATRKNIIYLFLTEAIIICQAGGILGILLGIPVGNIVTLAIGSDFIIPWAWIILGLVVCMFVGIISGLYPALKAANLDPVESLRYE from the coding sequence ATGAAATACATCGAAATCCTGAGACTGGCTTTTGCAAATGTTAAAGCAAATCTTTTGCGCTCAACCTTGACGCTTGTGATCATAGCATTGGGTATTATGGCGTTGGTAGGAATTCTGACCTCTATTGACGGAATGATTTATAGCATGAGCAGTAATTTTTCTAATCTTGGGGCCAACAGTTTTAGCATAGACCGGAAATCCACGGAGTTCAAAAGGCATGGGGACCGCCAAAATTACAAAGAAGCTGCACCCATGACTTATGAGCAGGTCAGTAGCTTTAAAGAGCGGATGCAAAATATTGCAAAAGTCGGGATATCCTTCCGCTGCAGTTACAACAGTATAGTCCAGTACGGCAATAAAAAAACAAATCCGAGTACCAGAGTGCGTGGAATTGATGAAAATTATCTGGATATCGCAGGTTACGAGATTGAACAAGGGCGACTTTTTTCAACGCATGAACTGGAATATGGGGTTCCTAAAGCAATTATCGGCTCAGAGCTGGTCAACCGTTTGTTTGACGAAGTTCCGGAAAAAGCATTACAAAAAGAAATCCTGATCGCCGGAAAAAAATACCAGGTCATTGGTACATTAAAATCTAAAGGAGCCTCTATGAACGAAGGAGCGGACCGGAGAATTTACATTCCTCTGTCCAATGCCAAATTGGAGTACGGAGTAGCGGATTCCAATTTCGATATTGAAGTTAATGTACCCAATGCCGTAGATATTGATAAAACCATCGACCATGCTATCGGCGTTTTACGCGTCATCCGGGAATTGAAAGCCTACGAAGAAAATGATTTTGAAATTTTTAAAAGCGATGGCATCGTCGAGTTCCTTCGCGAAAACACAGTAAAGTTGCGGGCAGCTGCAGTTGCCATCGGTCTCATGACCTTATTAGGAGCTTCCATAGGACTCATGAACATTATGCTGGTTTCTGTGACGGAGCGTACACGTGAAATTGGCATTACTAAAGCGATCGGAGCCACTCGAAAAAATATCATTTATCTTTTCCTCACAGAAGCCATCATCATCTGTCAGGCTGGAGGAATTCTAGGCATTTTACTCGGCATTCCTGTTGGCAACATCGTAACCCTGGCCATCGGGAGTGATTTTATTATACCATGGGCCTGGATCATTTTGGGGCTTGTCGTATGTATGTTCGTAGGTATTATCAGCGGATTATATCCTGCCTTAAAAGCTGCTAATTTAGACCCGGTAGAGAGCTTGAGGTATGAGTAG
- the moaA gene encoding GTP 3',8-cyclase MoaA has translation MLTDRFNRVHDYLRISLTDHCNFRCTYCYPDITDEHHQPAASKMSADEIVGIAAVFINAGVKKIRLTGGEPLVRKDAKDIIQRLSVYPVELAITTNGVFVHEYADLFVKTGLKSINVSLDSLDREKFFSITGRDEFVTVLSNIELLLTKGFHIKVNVVVKKGVNESEINDFIEWTRERHVHVRFIEFMPFSGNHWNQDEVFSHQQILACISSNFSFHRIPTHKHDTAKPYYISGHTGTFSVISTMSEPFCEGCNRMRLTADGKMKNCLFSVSETDLLTPYRQGVNILPLIQECLAAKKEKLGGQLNTIDQAIEASKLKNRSMLNIGG, from the coding sequence ATGCTAACAGATCGTTTTAACAGGGTTCATGATTACTTGCGCATATCGCTCACCGATCATTGCAATTTTCGGTGTACCTACTGTTATCCAGACATAACTGATGAACATCACCAGCCGGCGGCCTCCAAAATGAGCGCGGATGAGATCGTGGGGATCGCTGCAGTATTTATAAATGCGGGCGTCAAAAAAATTAGACTCACCGGCGGTGAACCGCTTGTGCGAAAAGATGCAAAAGACATCATTCAGCGTTTGTCGGTTTACCCCGTAGAATTGGCCATAACGACTAATGGTGTATTTGTTCACGAATACGCAGACCTCTTTGTGAAAACCGGACTAAAATCAATCAATGTGAGTTTGGATTCGCTCGATCGCGAAAAATTTTTTTCCATCACCGGTCGCGATGAATTTGTAACGGTACTCTCAAATATTGAATTGTTGCTGACCAAAGGATTTCACATCAAAGTGAATGTAGTTGTCAAAAAAGGTGTGAACGAATCAGAAATAAATGATTTTATCGAGTGGACGCGGGAACGCCATGTTCATGTCAGATTTATAGAATTCATGCCCTTTTCGGGCAACCATTGGAACCAGGATGAAGTTTTTTCGCATCAACAGATACTTGCTTGCATTTCTTCTAACTTTTCGTTTCATCGCATTCCTACGCATAAGCACGACACTGCCAAACCCTATTACATCTCCGGTCATACAGGCACTTTTTCTGTCATCAGCACCATGAGTGAACCCTTTTGCGAAGGATGCAACCGGATGCGGCTCACGGCTGATGGAAAGATGAAAAATTGTTTGTTCTCGGTTAGCGAAACAGATTTACTAACACCCTACCGTCAGGGAGTTAACATTTTACCACTTATTCAGGAATGTCTTGCCGCTAAAAAAGAAAAACTTGGCGGACAATTAAACACGATAGATCAAGCTATTGAAGCATCCAAACTCAAAAACCGAAGCATGTTAAATATCGGTGGTTAA
- a CDS encoding porin, translated as MKKYIKYSLILIQCIIISKAVIAQDNPSDLTQNSIELEAYLDIYYSYDFARPESYQKQLYFYNYNRQNSFQLNLGYLKVKWLREKYRANLVLQAGTYAEDNYTAEPGLLKHVFEANAGLALNSKNTFWLDVGIFSSHIGFESANAFDNWTLTRSLAAENSPYYLSGLKMSYDVTPRFQLTSLVCNGWQRIQKVAGNSLLSFGTQVKITPKEGWLINWSSFIGTDDPDSLRRMRYFNNFYAQMQYSKAWSVILGMDLGFQQVSKGVQISKLG; from the coding sequence ATGAAAAAATATATTAAATACAGTTTGATTTTGATCCAATGTATAATTATAAGCAAGGCAGTAATTGCCCAGGATAATCCATCAGATTTAACACAAAATTCGATTGAACTGGAGGCTTATTTGGATATCTACTACTCCTATGATTTTGCACGGCCAGAATCTTACCAAAAGCAATTGTATTTTTATAATTATAATCGGCAAAATAGCTTTCAACTAAATCTCGGGTACTTAAAAGTCAAATGGCTTCGCGAAAAATATCGGGCAAACCTGGTATTACAAGCTGGAACTTATGCGGAAGATAATTATACTGCAGAACCAGGATTGCTTAAACATGTTTTTGAGGCAAATGCGGGTTTGGCGCTGAATTCGAAAAATACATTTTGGTTGGATGTGGGTATTTTTTCATCTCATATAGGATTTGAATCTGCAAATGCTTTCGACAACTGGACCCTGACGCGATCGCTCGCAGCTGAAAATTCGCCATATTACCTTTCAGGCCTAAAAATGAGCTATGATGTGACACCACGGTTTCAACTTACTTCTTTGGTGTGCAATGGCTGGCAACGCATTCAGAAAGTAGCAGGTAATAGTTTACTCTCCTTTGGAACCCAAGTAAAAATCACCCCAAAAGAAGGATGGTTAATCAATTGGAGTAGTTTTATTGGAACAGACGATCCGGATAGTTTGCGAAGGATGAGATACTTCAATAATTTCTATGCACAAATGCAATATTCAAAAGCCTGGAGTGTAATACTCGGAATGGATCTGGGATTTCAACAAGTAAGCAAAGGAGTGCAGATTTCCAAACTTGGATGA
- a CDS encoding response regulator transcription factor → MNNPEILIIDDEQAIRKLLEISLESNGYKIRQASNGKEGLIMAANHPPELILLDIGLPDQSGHEILKELRIWYQKAIIILSVLNSEQDIVQALDNGATDYLTKPFRTAELLARIRSAIRRNQNLNTKSVLEIGDLNIDFTTRSVKKNNQLLKLTTTEYQLLALFVQNEGRVLTHQFLLKEIWGIAYQTETQYLRVFVGTLRKKIEDNPNQPRHILTESGVGYRFI, encoded by the coding sequence ATGAATAATCCTGAAATCCTGATTATAGATGACGAACAAGCCATTCGAAAACTTCTGGAGATCAGCCTTGAAAGTAATGGATATAAAATCAGACAAGCTTCGAACGGAAAAGAAGGCCTTATTATGGCGGCCAACCATCCCCCAGAATTGATATTACTTGACATAGGTCTCCCGGATCAATCCGGTCATGAGATTCTCAAAGAACTTCGCATCTGGTATCAAAAAGCCATCATCATTCTATCTGTATTAAATAGCGAACAAGACATTGTGCAGGCACTTGATAACGGCGCCACCGACTATCTTACAAAACCTTTTCGCACTGCAGAATTATTGGCTCGCATTCGCTCAGCCATTCGCAGAAATCAAAATTTAAATACAAAGAGTGTTCTCGAAATCGGAGACTTAAACATAGATTTCACAACCCGCAGCGTCAAAAAAAACAATCAACTTCTCAAACTTACCACTACTGAATACCAACTCCTCGCATTGTTCGTCCAAAACGAAGGTCGCGTCCTGACTCATCAATTTCTACTCAAAGAAATTTGGGGAATTGCTTACCAGACAGAAACCCAATATCTACGCGTGTTTGTTGGAACCTTGCGTAAAAAAATTGAAGATAATCCCAACCAGCCCAGACATATTCTTACCGAAAGTGGTGTTGGCTATCGTTTCATTTAA
- a CDS encoding DUF4118 domain-containing protein, which yields MNLSILSIFTKKILTFLPTRQLPHPIQFAVSLILVLAVALLYYYADSLIDYRIVALVLLMTVSIIAMLFDMMPVLSAAVLSAVIWNFFFIPPIFTFHISNAEDLLFFLLYFLIACVNAVLTLKIRDAEKKARDKEEKENTIKLYNTLLNSLSHELRTPISTIIGAVDTLQENKAQLSIPHQNELLSQIELAGLRLNRQVENLLSMSRLESGMLKLKLDWCDLNELIHSVIDKFVTIPTHKILFSANDKLPLFKLDAYLLEQVLYNLIQNAVLYTPQNTIIKLSAEFISNECVIRISDNGKGFPEHEIPLVFQKFYRLPKSRTGGSGLGLSIVKGFVEAHRGCVKLENNSQGGATFTLYIPAEASYINILKNE from the coding sequence ATGAATCTTTCAATCCTGTCTATCTTTACAAAAAAAATCTTGACCTTTCTCCCTACCCGACAACTTCCTCACCCAATCCAATTTGCAGTGAGTCTGATTTTGGTTTTGGCTGTAGCCCTTTTGTATTATTATGCCGACAGTCTGATTGATTATCGCATTGTGGCTCTGGTTTTGTTGATGACAGTCTCCATAATCGCCATGTTGTTTGATATGATGCCCGTATTATCTGCTGCGGTGCTAAGCGCAGTGATCTGGAATTTTTTTTTCATTCCACCTATTTTTACTTTTCATATCAGCAATGCGGAGGACCTCCTGTTTTTCCTGCTTTATTTTCTGATCGCTTGTGTCAATGCGGTACTTACTTTAAAAATAAGGGATGCTGAAAAGAAAGCAAGAGACAAAGAAGAAAAAGAGAATACCATCAAATTGTATAACACCTTGCTGAATTCACTTTCCCACGAATTGCGGACACCCATTTCTACCATAATTGGTGCCGTAGATACGCTTCAAGAAAATAAAGCCCAACTCAGCATTCCCCATCAAAACGAACTGTTATCACAGATTGAACTTGCTGGCCTCAGGTTGAACCGGCAAGTCGAAAATCTATTAAGTATGAGTCGGTTGGAAAGTGGGATGCTCAAACTCAAACTGGACTGGTGCGATCTAAATGAATTGATCCATTCAGTCATCGATAAATTTGTAACGATACCTACACATAAGATTCTTTTTTCTGCTAACGACAAACTTCCATTATTCAAATTAGACGCTTACTTACTCGAACAGGTTCTTTACAATCTCATTCAAAATGCCGTTCTATATACTCCTCAAAATACGATCATTAAGCTCTCAGCAGAATTTATTTCCAACGAATGTGTCATTCGAATCTCAGACAACGGCAAAGGATTTCCTGAACATGAAATTCCACTGGTCTTTCAAAAATTTTACAGATTACCAAAGTCCAGAACAGGAGGCAGCGGGCTAGGGCTTTCCATCGTAAAAGGATTTGTAGAAGCCCACAGGGGCTGCGTCAAACTTGAAAATAATTCGCAGGGTGGTGCTACTTTTACCCTATATATTCCAGCAGAAGCCTCTTATATCAACATTCTAAAAAATGAATAA
- a CDS encoding outer membrane beta-barrel protein, whose amino-acid sequence MSPVAIVRYKINETWATALRGEYYRDIDRIIVSSSSKGFTVSGISINLDYAPLENILCRVEGRWLHGVHQIFNEPENQDRNNFSMTASFALKMR is encoded by the coding sequence ATGAGTCCGGTAGCTATTGTTCGCTATAAGATCAACGAGACATGGGCAACAGCGCTACGCGGAGAATATTATCGCGATATCGACCGGATCATTGTTTCCAGCTCTTCAAAAGGATTTACGGTATCCGGAATTTCGATCAATTTGGATTATGCTCCTCTTGAAAATATTTTATGCAGAGTCGAGGGCCGTTGGTTGCATGGTGTACATCAGATTTTCAATGAACCTGAAAATCAAGACCGGAATAATTTTTCGATGACGGCATCGTTTGCTTTGAAAATGCGTTAA